A region of Pempheris klunzingeri isolate RE-2024b chromosome 15, fPemKlu1.hap1, whole genome shotgun sequence DNA encodes the following proteins:
- the map6d1 gene encoding microtubule-associated protein 6 homolog, whose amino-acid sequence MAWPCISRVCCLARFWNQFDKSDLSVPLTIQNYSDIAEQEVRSVTKQVSASERAPGNNYSTPDPRAAGSPQAPTDGTRGSFRARKEPSYKPREDYHPPGVPFPSVTQYKQDFKPWPIPRKENFPWISNGGSRADSVSDSPGNTYQAPAGEREERGRGQRWGEQQVMEERKTSSYSLLMCLSSSRQEYKPWIGVRPAKSARKNPPAQYSSPGTEATHVPRETSYQAAYSGDAHRSVGLHQGEHIIPSASTNIQPAAVPQPAPIALQAASSPSLSSLQQGVLPERAELSGTTKGGEHLVRTKLPPNPSAVFQSGSRVFNI is encoded by the exons ATGGCTTGGCCGTGCATCAGCAGAGTGTGCTGCCTGGCTCGCTTCTGGAACCAGTTCGACAAATCGGACCTCTCCGTCCCCCTCACCATCCAGAACTACTCGGACATCGCCGAGCAGGAGGTTCGGTCCGTCACCAAACAGGTCTCCGCCTCGGAGCGCGCACCCGGGAATAACTACTCAACCCCGGACCCCCGTGCCGCCGGCTCCCCTCAGGCGCCCACCGATGGCACCCGAGGATCTTTCAGGGCGCGGAAGGAGCCCAGCTACAAGCCCCGGGAGGACTACCACCCGCCCGGAGTGCCTTTCCCCAGCGTTACTCAGTACAAGCAGGATTTCAAACCCTGGCCCATTCCCAGGAAGGAGAATTTCCCTTGGATTAGTAACGGGGGCAGCAGGGCGGACAGTGTTTCGGACAGCCCGGGGAACACTTACCAGGCACCGgcgggggagagagaggagcgggGCAGGGGGCAGAGGTGGGGGGAGCAgcaggtgatggaggagaggaaaaccaGCTCCTACAG CCTACTGAtgtgtctgtcctcctccaggcAAGAATACAAGCCGTGGATAGGAGTGAGACCGGCCAAAAGTGCGAGGAAAAACCCTCCAGCTCAATACTCCAGCCCAGGGACAGAGGCCACCCATGTCCCGCGTGAGACCAGCTACCAGGCTGCCTACAGCGGGGACGCCCACAGGTCCGTAGGGCTGCACCAGGGGGAGCACATCATCCCATCTGCTAGCACCAACATACAACCCGCTGCTGTCCCCCAGCCCGCCCCCATCGCCCTGCAGGCCGCCAGCTCACCGAGCCTCTCCAGCCTCCAGCAGGGCGTCCTGCCCGAGAGGGCCGAGCTCAGTGGAACGACCAAGGGAGGG GAACATCTGGTGAGGACCAAGCTCCCCCCGAACCCTTCCGCTGTCTTTCAAAGTGGATCGAGGGTCTTCAACATCTGA